From the Desulfomonilaceae bacterium genome, one window contains:
- a CDS encoding tetratricopeptide repeat protein has product MATARRNAPCPCGSGKKFKNCCLPSLPKQSNKENEIPENSLQQEAVQAFKAMSEKKWDDAIDNFKECLEEDPHNSGILQAVAACYDGLEDYLRAAEYYEKALAVEKEINKTQILYRLGVSRACASRIEKAKESFEEVFRMLKTPQEKEAVQKILDELSAISSGEKPPSSFLAQAQLQRAFSDFEDEDYEMAAARLEKVSVLDPENSAVFYNLGVAYTFLKKDQAALDCFEKTVELDPDYVTAYYNMGQIYLLVKRDFSRALNCFDRAISFRENYIGAYHQKGVAYEMLGDLGKAVECWRKTLDLDPHNQQALGNIQRVQTKTS; this is encoded by the coding sequence ATGGCGACTGCCCGAAGGAATGCCCCCTGCCCTTGTGGAAGCGGGAAGAAATTTAAGAATTGTTGCTTGCCAAGTTTACCAAAACAGTCAAACAAAGAGAACGAAATCCCTGAAAATAGTTTACAACAAGAAGCGGTCCAGGCCTTTAAGGCTATGTCTGAAAAGAAATGGGATGATGCGATTGACAATTTCAAAGAATGCCTGGAAGAGGATCCCCACAATTCTGGAATCCTTCAGGCTGTAGCAGCTTGCTACGACGGACTTGAAGATTACCTGCGGGCGGCGGAATATTACGAGAAGGCCTTAGCTGTCGAGAAGGAAATAAATAAAACACAAATTCTCTACAGACTGGGGGTCTCACGTGCATGCGCCAGCCGAATCGAAAAGGCCAAGGAATCTTTCGAAGAAGTTTTTCGGATGTTGAAAACACCTCAGGAAAAAGAAGCCGTTCAGAAAATACTGGACGAATTGTCGGCGATCTCTTCGGGGGAAAAGCCTCCTTCTTCATTTCTTGCGCAAGCTCAGCTTCAAAGGGCATTCTCTGATTTTGAAGACGAAGATTACGAAATGGCCGCAGCGAGGCTTGAGAAGGTCTCTGTGCTGGACCCGGAAAACTCAGCGGTATTTTACAATCTGGGTGTAGCTTATACTTTTCTAAAAAAAGACCAGGCGGCTCTAGACTGTTTTGAAAAAACTGTCGAACTGGACCCCGATTACGTTACGGCCTATTACAATATGGGACAGATTTATCTCTTGGTAAAACGTGACTTCTCACGAGCCCTGAATTGTTTTGATAGAGCAATCTCCTTCAGGGAGAATTACATAGGCGCCTATCATCAAAAAGGCGTGGCTTATGAAATGCTGGGCGACTTGGGAAAAGCTGTTGAATGCTGGCGTAAGACTCTAGACCTTGACCCCCATAACCAGCAGGCTCTAGGCAACATTCAGAGGGTTCAAACCAAAACCTCGTAA
- a CDS encoding YkgJ family cysteine cluster protein codes for MKFKAGVLKDQDKFMTWDDSFCFKCHPGIDCFNSCCKDVTIFLDPLDVIRLRKALNISSTDFLETYTHRVLSQKSGLPAVILKMNQDDKKQCPFVTEAGCGVYESRPYSCRLYPLDTEQGVEYSFIVSEDTCHGLKEPNEITVEEWRRDQALLDYDDIDHNLKDVMHADELWEEKIADARMQDMILMSLYDVDRFREFVFSSSFLQKFKVDDDIAEKIREDDVTMLYFAAQWLRFALFGKKGFLKIDRDYLEKKKHEVLSKGKPKK; via the coding sequence ATGAAATTCAAAGCTGGAGTTCTTAAAGATCAAGACAAATTCATGACATGGGATGATTCCTTTTGCTTTAAATGTCATCCCGGAATAGATTGCTTTAATTCATGCTGCAAGGATGTCACCATTTTCCTGGACCCCTTGGATGTAATCAGGCTTCGTAAAGCCCTTAATATATCTTCCACGGATTTTCTTGAAACTTATACGCACAGAGTGTTGTCACAAAAAAGTGGTCTCCCGGCGGTAATCCTGAAGATGAATCAGGATGATAAAAAGCAGTGTCCTTTTGTTACTGAAGCCGGATGTGGAGTTTATGAAAGCCGTCCATACTCATGTCGTCTCTATCCCCTGGATACCGAACAGGGAGTTGAATATTCGTTCATTGTTAGCGAAGACACCTGTCATGGTCTGAAGGAACCTAATGAGATTACAGTTGAAGAGTGGCGCCGAGATCAGGCCCTCCTAGACTACGATGATATAGACCACAATTTAAAAGACGTGATGCATGCGGACGAATTGTGGGAAGAAAAAATCGCCGACGCCAGGATGCAAGACATGATTCTTATGAGTCTTTACGATGTTGACCGATTCAGAGAATTTGTTTTCAGTTCCAGCTTCCTTCAAAAATTCAAGGTCGACGATGATATCGCAGAGAAGATTAGAGAAGACGATGTTACCATGCTGTATTTTGCAGCTCAGTGGTTAAGATTCGCTCTTTTTGGCAAAAAGGGATTTCTGAAAATTGATCGAGACTATCTAGAGAAAAAGAAACATGAAGTGTTGAGTAAAGGAAAACCGAAGAAATGA